Proteins encoded in a region of the Raphanus sativus cultivar WK10039 chromosome 8, ASM80110v3, whole genome shotgun sequence genome:
- the LOC108821121 gene encoding uncharacterized protein LOC108821121, with protein sequence MGNTSSCSPSNSSSGVVKILAPFTGTLDVFSKPIKTSQIVSQNSSQFITDSTLLQIGHRVTAVSPDEFLRPRRHLYLLLPTDMLYSVLTQEELALISEKATEILNESRYNHLKKIFRRRSSSSVKDDDHHDHGGVEIRETLEEKVIYESKYGSWRPGLETIVES encoded by the coding sequence ATGGGAAACACATCTTCATGCTCACCATCAAACTCATCATCAGGAGTAGTCAAGATCTTAGCTCCTTTCACCGGGACGCTCGACGTCTTCTCAAAACCCATCAAGACTTCCCAAATCGTCTCTCAAAACTCCAGTCAATTTATAACCGACTCAACTTTGCTCCAAATAGGCCACCGAGTCACCGCCGTATCTCCCGACGAGTTCTTGCGGCCTAGACGACATCTCTACCTCCTCCTTCCTACAGACATGTTATACTCTGTCTTAACGCAGGAAGAACTAGCGCTCATCTCCGAGAAAGCAACAGAGATACTCAATGAAAGCCGGTATAAccatttgaagaaaatattCCGAAGAAGAAGCTCATCGTCGGTTAAGGATGATGATCATCATGATCATGGTGGTGTGGAAATAAGAGAAACCCTAGAAGAGAAGGTAATATACGAATCTAAATATGGATCTTGGAGGCCTGGATTGGAGACGATCGTGGAAAGCTAA